In a single window of the Anabas testudineus chromosome 19, fAnaTes1.2, whole genome shotgun sequence genome:
- the LOC113156112 gene encoding myoferlin-like isoform X4 has product MLRVVVEAAKNLPKKKVGSPDPITTVVFKDEKKKTKSIDNELNPVWNEVLEFDLKGTPLDSSSYIDVIVKDYETIGKDKLIGSTKISLRDLASGQVRSLPSKNVPLANESGQNIGATINLVIGYDPPANAAPNPNDPQAGDATVDGGGGGGGEGDGTLPDGGQSGSALGPSSPGQTGNLRQSMARSQSRYRLANKPQDFQIRVRIIEARQLPGNNIKPVVKVYVCGQTHRTRIKRGNNPFFDEMFFYNVNMLPSELFDQNISLRVYDSYSLRADCLMGEFKVDIGYVYDEPAHCVMRKWLLLNDPDDSSSGAKGYLKVSLFVVGTGDEPPMENREPSDDHDDIESNLLLPAGVTLRWATLSLKVFRAEDIPQMDDAFVQSLKEIFGAEENRKNLVDPFLEARFAGKKLCTQIIEKNANPEWNQVLNIQAKFPSMCECVKLTVFDWDRLTGNDAVGSTYLNLSSIASSGGEIEEEHAGKGEKPSYEANTGESEVGFLPVFGPCYINLYGSPREFTGLPDPYEDLNFGKGEGVAYRGRILVQLTTKLDGKVDKAVDNISSDDILVAQKYQRRRKYCLCAVFHSASMIQEPGEPIQFEVSIGNYGNKLDTTCKPLASTTQYSCAVFDGNNYYYLPWADTKPVVVVTSFWEDISHRMDTVNIILHITRRLQSNLEAFKTAILAKVSENQLLEVWLKLLNQLIEDIESFPTPQLEGHSNLTTLDIQIKKLRDNALTTINEAAKRMREEAREIRDTLSDIESWADKLKTLADEPQNSMPDVIIWMLRGEKRVAYTRIPAHQILFSTHSEQACGQYCGKTQTVFLKYPMDKNKGLKVPVQIRVNMWLGLSAHEKKFNSFAEGTFSVFAELYENQAKVFGKYGTTGLVGRHKFSDVTGKLKLKQEYFLPPRGWEWEGDWFVDPEKALLTEADAGHTEFMDEVYQNETRFPGGEWKSAAEPYTDVNGEKSRNPGEFDCPPGWTWEDKWTVDDNRAVDDQGWEYGVTIPPDDKPRAWVPAEKVYHVHRRRRLVRPRKRGAVPAGTPVERRDQGDFEGWEFSSLIGWKFHRNERSSDTFRRRRWRRKMAPGDRLGSCAIFQLEGALGVDTEEKEKGTKEDAAKLFGANTPTVSCSFTKSFRYHLRVYVYQARNMRAMDKDSFSDPYAHISFLHASKTTEKLRSTLNPTWDQTLIFNDIEIYGEPQNVARHPPNVVLEFYDSDQVGKDELLGRSVCTPIIKLTPGTDETPKLLWHPITQKGEKAGEALVAAELILKDKSTDLPLTPPKRAENLYMVPQGIRPVVQLTAVEILAWGLRNMKPYQLAAVSSPSLVVECGGHRVESAVIKNMKRSPNFPSSVLFIKVLLPKDEMYTPPIVLKVIDHRPFGRKPVVGQCTITSLEDYRCDPYVVTAEGAMSSKMALMMASPAKHVSITMEESRPLLEAKHVEKEKETIDWWSKFYASIGDTEKCGPYLKKEYDTLKVYDRELEDVSDFQGLTDFCHTFKLQRGKNENGDEDPTVVGEFKGSFKVYPLPDDPGVPSPPQQFRELPDSGPQECLVRIYVVRGIDLQPKDNNGRCDPYIKISLGKNTLDDRDHYLPNTINPVFGRMFEMTCFLPQDKDLKISVYDYDLLTRDEKVGETVIDLENRMLSRYNSYCGLPQTYCISGINQWRDQLKPSEILEHLARLKGLSKPRTEDNGTSLSFNGKDYTLAQFEDNKEVHQHLGPARERLCLHVLRTQKLVPEHVETRTLYSSFQPNLSQGKLQMWVDVFPKSIGIPGPPFDITPRKSKKFFLRAVIWNTTDVILDETSVTGERMSDIYVKGWMPGMEEDKQKTDVHYRSLDGDGNFNWRFVFGFDYLPAEQLCLVSKKEHFWSLDKTEFRIPPKFIIQIWDNDKFSLDDYLGTVELDLRNLVAPAKTPEKCSLSMMDVQETGVPHKTDQAKSLFLQQSVRGWWPCSIEQDGKKTLGGKVEMTLEIVNETEADERPAGKGREEPNMNPKLDPPKRPETSFFWFTNPCKTMKFIVWKRFRCLFIVLIILIIVVLFLAILLYSLPNYISMKIVKPLQ; this is encoded by the exons ATGTTGCGTGTTGTAGTTGAAGCGGCTAAAAATCTGCCTAAAAAGAAGGTTGGGAGTCCTGATCCAATTACAACTGTGGTTTTTAAAG atgaaaagaaaaagacaaaatcgATCGACAACGAGCTGAATCCTGTATGGAATGAG GTGCTTGAGTTTGATCTGAAGGGTACGCCACTGGACTCCAGCTCCTACATAGATGTTATTGTGAAAGATTATGAAACCATTGGGAAGGACAA ATTAATTGGCTCAACCAAAATCTCTTTGAGGGACCTTGCCTCAGGTCAAGTTAGATCACTACCATCAAAAAATGTGCCTTTGGCCAACGAAAGCGGGCAGAATATTGGA GCTACAATAAACCTTGTTATTGGCTATGATCCTCCAGCCAATGCTGCTCCAAACCCGAATGACCCTCAAGCTGGAGATGCTACGGTGGATGGTG GTGGTGGCGGTGGTGGAGAGGGTGATGGGACTCTACCAGATGGGGGACAAAGTGGTTCTGCGCTGGGACCCTCGTCCCCCGGTCAGACTGGCAATCTCCGGCAGAGTATGGCCAGGTCACAAAGTCGCTATAGGCTGGCCAATAAACCTCAGGACTTCCAG attcGTGTCCGCATCATCGAGGCCCGTCAGTTGCCTGGCAATAACATCAAACCAGTGGTGAAAGTCTATGTGTgtggacagacacacaggacGAGGATCAAGAGGGGAAATAACCCCTTCTTTGATGAG ATGTTCTTCTACAATGTCAACATGCTGCCATCAGAACTGTTTGATCAGAACATTAGCTTACGG GTTTATGATTCCTATTCACTGAGGGCAGACTGCCTGATGGGGGAATTCAAG gtGGACATTGGATATGTTTATGATGAACCAG CTCACTGTGTGATGAGGAAGTGGCTTCTGTTAAATGACCCTGATGACTCCAGTTCAGGGGCTAAAGGGTACCTCAAAGTCAGCCTCTTCGTAGTAGGGACTGGAGACGAGCCTCCG ATGGAAAACAGGGAGCCTAGTGACGACCATGATGACATAGAGAGTAACCTGCTGCTCCCGGCAGGTGTGACTCTGCGATGGGCTACCCTCTCATTGAAGGTCTTCAGAGCTGAGGACATTCCCCAGA TGGACGATGCATTTGTCCAGTCCCTGAAAGAAATTTTTGGagcagaagaaaacaggaagaatcTGGTGGATCCTTTCTTGGAGGCTCGCTTCGCAGGCAAAAAG cTGTGTACTCAGATCATTGAGAAGAATGCCAATCCTGAGTGGAACCAAGTGCTAAATATCCAAGCCAAG TTCCCCtctatgtgtgagtgtgtgaagctGACAGTCTTTGATTG GGATCGTCTGACTGGGAATGATGCTGTTGGCTCCACGTACCTGAACCTGTCCAGTATAGCCTCCTCTGGTGGAGAGATAGAAG AGGAACATGCTGGAAAAGGTGAAAAGCCATCGTATGAAG CTAACACAGGGGAGTCCGAGGTGGGTTTTCTGCCTGTGTTTGGCCCCTGCTATATCAACCTGTATGGCAGCCCTAGAGAGTTCACTGGCCTGCCAGACCCCTATGAGGATCTCAATTTTGGCAAG GGAGAAGGAGTGGCGTACAGGGGCAGAATCCTGGTTCAGCTGACCACTAAACTGGATGGGAAAGTAGACAAAGCTGTAGACAACATCAGCAGTGATGACATCCTGGTGGCACAG AAGtaccagaggaggaggaagtacTGTCTGTGTGCCGTCTTCCACAGCGCCTCCATGATTCAGGAACCTGGAGAACCAATCCAGTTTGAGGTCAGCATCGGTAACTATGGCAACAAACTGGACACCACCTGCAAACCACTGGCTTCCACCACTCAGTATAGCTGTGCTGTATTTGATG GTAACAACTACTATTACCTGCCCTGGGCGGACACTAAACCAGTGGTTGTGGTTACTTCATTCTGGGAGGATATCAGCCACCGTATGGATACTGTCAACATCATCCTCCACATTACACGCCGTCTG cAATCCAACCTGGAGGCATTTAAAACTGCCATCTTGGCTAAAGTCTCTGAGAACCAACTACTTGAGGTGTGGCTGAAGTTGCTTAATCAGCTGATTGAAGACATTGAAAg TTTCCCAACACCTCAGCTGGAGGGTCACTCCAATCTGACAACACTGGACATCCAAATCAAAAAGCTGCGGGACAATGCCTTGACCACCATCAACGAAGCAGCCAAACGCATGAGGGAGGAGGCCAGGGAGATCAGAGACACTTTGTCTGACATAGAGTCCTGGgcagacaaattaaaaactttGGCTGACGAG CCGCAGAACAGCATGCCTGATGTGATCATCTGGATGCTGCGGGGTGAGAAGAGAGTAGCCTACACTCGCATTCCTGCTCACCAAATCCTGTTCTCCACGCACAGCGAGCAGGCCTGTGGTCAATACTGTGGCAAGACACAGACTGTCTTTTTGAAG TACCCCATGGACAAAAACAAGGGCTTGAAGGTGCCTGTTCAGATTAGAGTCAACATGTGGCTGGGTCTGTCTGCGCATGAGAAAAAGTTCAATTCCTTCGCTGAGGGAAccttcagtgtgtttgctgagCTG TATGAGAACCAGGCCAAAGTGTTTGGAAAGTATGGAACAACAGGACTGGTGGGACGGCACAAATTCTCAGATGTAACAGGcaaactgaagctgaaacagGAGTACTTCTTGCCCCCCAGAGGATGGGAGTGGGAGGGCGACTGGTTTGTTGACCCAGAGAAAGC tctgcTAACAGAAGCAGATGCAGGACACACTGAATTCATGGATGAGGTGTACCAGAACGAGACTCGCTTCCCTGGTGGCGAGTGGAAATCTGCCGCTGAGCCATACACTGATGTG AATGGGGAGAAAAGTCGTAACCCTGGAGAGTTTGATTGTCCTCCAGGCTGGACATGGGAAGACAAGTGGACTGTGGATGACAACAGAGCCGTGGACGATCAAG GTTGGGAGTATGGAGTGACCATTCCTCCTGATGACAAACCTCGGGCCTGGGTGCCAGCAGAGAAGGTGTATCATGTACACCGCAGGAGAAGGCTGGTTCGACCACGCAAGAGAGGTGCAGTCCCTGCAGGAACACCTGTAGAG AGGCGAGATCAAGGTGACTTCGAGGGATGGGAATTTTCTTCACTGATTGGCTGGAAATTCCACAGGAACGAGCGCTCGTCTGACACGTTTCGGCGAAGGCGCTGGAGGCGGAAGATGGCGCCAGGGGACCGTCTTGGATCTTGTGCCATTTTTCAACTGGAGGGGGCATTG GGTGTTGATactgaggagaaagagaaaggcacGAAGGAAGATGCCGCCAAGCTGTTTGGTGCCAACACGCCCACTGTGTCCTGCTCCTTTACCA agtcGTTCAGGTATCATCTCCGTGTCTACGTTTACCAGGCACGGAATATGAGAGCTATGGACAAAGATAGTTTTTCTG ATCCATATGCTCATATCTCCTTCCTTCATGCTAGCAAGACAACAGAGAAGCTGCGGTCAACACTGAACCCAACCTGGGATCAAACTCTGATTTTCAATGATATAGAGATTTACGGAGAGCCGCAGAATGTTGCCAGACACCCTCCTAATGTTGTGCTGGAGTTCTACGACAGTGACCAAGTG GGAAAAGATGAGCTGCTGGGCCGCAGTGTTTGCACCCCAATCATAAAATTGACTCCAGGCACAGATGAAACACCCAAACTCTTGTGGCATCCCATCACCCAGAAAGGCGAAAAGGCAGGCGAGGCACTGGTGGCTGCTGAACTCATCCTAAAAGACAAG TCCACTGATCTTCCCTTAACACCCCCAAAGAGAGCAGAGAACCTCTACATGGTTCCTCAGGGCATCCGGCCTGTGGTGCAGCTCACTGCTGTGGAG ATTTTAGCGTGGGGTCTGAGGAACATGAAGCCGTACCAGCTGGCTGCTGTGTCTTCACCCAGCCTGGTGGTGGAGTGTGGGGGGCACAGGGTGGAGTCAGCCGTCATCAAGAACATGAAAAGGAGCCCCAACTTCCCCAGCTCAGTCCTCTTCATCAAAGTG CTCCTTCCAAAAGACGAGATGTACACGCCTCCTATCGTGCTGAAGGTGATCGACCACCGTCCGTTTGGCAGGAAGCCGGTGGTGGGTCAGTGCACCATCACCTCCCTAGAGGATTACAGATGTGACCCATATGTTGTCACTGCAGAGGGAGCTATGTCTTCTAAAA TGGCTCTGATGATGGCTTCCCCTGCCAAGCACGTCTCTATCACCATGGAGGAGTCGAGACCACTGCTAGAAGCGAAG CACGTAGAGAAG GAGAAAGAGACGATTGATTGGTGGAGCAAATTCTATGCTTCAATAGGAGACACGGAGAAATGTGGTCCTTACCTGAAGAAAGAATATGACACCCTCAAA GTTTATGACCGTGAACTGGAGGATGTCTCAGACTTCCAAGGCCTGACGGATTTCTGCCACACCTTCAAACTACAACGGGGCAAGAATGAAAATGGGGACGAAGACCCCACTGTGGTTGGAGAGTTTAAG ggtTCGTTCAAGGTGTACCCTCTGCCAGATGACCCAGGTGTTCCATCCCCGCCCCAGCAGTTCAGAGAGCTGCCAGATAGTGGACCGCAGGAGTGTCTGGTCAGAATTTACGTGGTCCGGGGCATAGACCTGCAGCCCAAAGACAATAATGGCAGA TGTGATCCATACATAAAGATATCGCTGGGAAAGAATACACTAGATGACAGAGATCATTACTTACCCAACACCATCAATCCTGTGTTTGGAAG GATGTTTGAGATGACGTGTTTCCTGCCCCAGGACAAGGACCTGAAGATCTCCGTCTACGACTATGATCTCTTGACCCGTGACGAGAAGGTCGGCGAAACAGTGATTGACCTGGAGAACCGCATGCTGTCACGTTATAACTCCTACTGTGGCCTTCCACAAACTTACTGCAT ttCTGGGATCAATCAGTGGCGGGACCAGCTGAAGCCATCTGAGATCCTGGAGCATCTGGCTCGTCTAAAAGGCCTGTCTAAACCCAGAACTGAGGACAACGGCACATCACTCTCTTTCAATGGAAAAGACTACACACTGGCTCAATTTG AGGACAACAAGGAAGTTCACCAGCACTTGGGTCCAGCCCGAGAACGACTCTGTCTGCACGTGCTCAGGACGCAAAAACTTGTCCCTGAACATGTGGAGACGAGGACCCTATACAGCAGCTTCCAGCCCAACCTCTCTCAG GGAAAGCTTCAGATGTGGGTGGATGTTTTCCCCAAAAGCATTGGCATCCCTGGACCTCCCTTTGACATCACGCCACGCAAGTCTAAGAA GTTTTTCCTCCGTGCTGTCATCTGGAACACGACTGACGTGATTTTAGATGAGACCAGTGTCACTGGAGAACGCATGAGTGACATCTACGTCAAAGG ATGGATGCCGGGAATGGAGGAGGACAAGCAGAAGACCGATGTCCACTACAGGTCTCTAGATGGAGATGGCAACTTTAACTGGAGGTTTGTCTTTGGTTTTGACTATCTGCCAGCTGAACAACTCTGCCTCGTGTCCAAGAAG gaACATTTCTGGAGTCTTGACAAAACTGAGTTCAGGATTCCCCCTAAGTTTATTATTCAGATTTGGGATAATGACAAATTCTCATTGGATGATTACCTTG GCACTGTGGAGCTGGATTTGAGAAACCTTGTTGCTCCTGCAAAGACGCCAGAGAAGTGTTCTCTGAGTATGATGGATGTTCAGGAAACTGGAGTTCCACACAAGACAGATCAGGCAAAGTCTCTGTTTCTTCAGCAGTCGGTCAGAGGCTGGTGGCCCTGTTCCATTGAACAGGATGGGAAGAAGACCCTTGGT GGCAAAGTGGAGATGACGCTGGAGATTGTAAATGAGACGGAAGCAGATGAGAGACCTGCAGGAAAAGGCAGGGAAGAACCCAACATGAACCCAAAACTGGACCCTCCAAA ACGACCAGAAACGTCCTTCTTCTGGTTCACCAACCCATGTAAGACCATGAAGTTCATTGTGTGGAAACGGTTCAGGTGTCTCTTCATTGTactcatcatcctcatcatagTGGTTCTGTTTCTCGCCATCCTGTTATACTCATTACCG